GCAAAATTAACATTTTTGTTTGGCCTGTATGTTCTAAAGGGCTATTATGAAAGTAACGAGCAAGCGCCATAAGGAGCGCGACTTTCATGAGTTCAGACGGTTGAAAGTGGAAAATATAGAGATCTATCCATCGTTGGCCGCCTTTGCCGATGTAACCTATAATTTCCACCGTGATCAACATCCCAAAAGAAATAAGATAGAGCACATACGATTGAGACAGCCAGAAACGTAAATCAATTAAAGCAAAAAAGATCAAGATGATGAGCCCTGCCGCAAACCGAAGCATCTGTCGATCAGTCCAAGGACTAAGACTTCCTTGAGCAGCCGAATAAAGGACGAAAAAACCAATGGTTGCAATAAGAATTGGAACAATCAGAATGTTCCAATTTATTTGTGTGAGCTTGTGAAGTAGTTTCTGGTATAGCATTTAAATTTAAGAGAGATCTGCGGGTTTTTTTCTGACTTTAAGACCCTTCCAGTGTTTTAAATGAGGGATGGATAAAAAGACCACAATTACAATTGTACTTAAAATTCCAATAATGAACATATCGAATGCAATCGTCATTCCGATCGCTGCGGTACACCACAGCGTTGCTGCAGTTGTTAATCCTCGAATAAATCCTTGATCTCGAAAAATAAGGCCAATTCCCATAAAGCTGACACCAGAGACGATTTGCGCTGCAATGCGTCCGGGATCTCCTGAGCCAACATAAAAAGAAGCTAAGCTAAAGATACAAGAGCCTAACGCAATGAATCCAAAAGTTCTAATACCAGCTTCATGCCCTTTATATTCTCGTTCAAATCCTATGAGAGCGCCTAAAAAGAAAGCGATAATAATTTTAATACATAAATGAAGTTCTAATTGCCAATCTATCTCCATTTATTTCTCCTTTATAAATGTTATTCTTCTGCAGGATAAGGTTGTGGATAGGTATACGTACTTCCTGTGGGGGCTACAGGAGGACCTTTTTTCCCGCAACCAGAAAGTAGGAGCGAAACATTTAAAAAGAGAAGAGGTAAAAAAAGACCTAAAGATATCTTTTTCATTGTGTTATGCTCCTTAAGGCAGTAATCAGAAAATAAACTTAGCTGAGCTTAGCACGGCTTCCTTTGGAGGAAAATCATGAAAACTTTAAAAATTCTCTATTTTTTATTCTCATATTTTATTATTAGTCAAGCAGCCTCTGCAAATTTAAATCGATATGAGGTCGTATCCCCCCAAGAATTACCTTCTTTTAGTTTTAGCAATCATGAAGGATATCCCATGGATTTAAGCCAATTCAAGGGGAAGATCGTTTTATTAAATATCTGGTCTTTAGGGTGTGGTCCTTGCATTTCTGAAATGCCGTCTTTAGATCGTTTAGCTGGAATGTTTCCGGATAAGGATTTTGCTGTTGTTGCTGTGAATATTGATCCGTTGAGATCTGAAGCTATTAAGTCATTTTATGATAAAAGCAAATTTCAATATTTAAATATCTATCTTGATCCTTATGGAAAAATAAAAGAAGCCTTACATTGGAGAGCCCTTCCTACGACGATTATTTTTGATCGAGATGGGAAAATGATTGGGCGTATGATTGGAGCTACAAGTTGGGATAGCGCAGATGCTGTTGAATTAATTGAATCTTTAATTGAAGGGAAAAAACCAAAAGTTTCGGTCTCTTTATTTCAACAGTTAGCAGATTTTTTTGGCAGTCTTTTTGGTGAAAAGACAGAAGAAAATCAAGATATTAAGAGTTCCAATTAAGTTAAATTATAGGTTTCGTTTTTAAAGAGAAAAGTAATGGCCGATTATCATACAAAAATGCTTATTATTGGATCCGGTCCCGCGGGCTATACAGCTGCGATCTATGCGGCACGTGGCAATTTGAGCCCCGTGCTCGTGACAGGAATGCAGCCTGGGGGGCAGTTAACAATTACCACCGATGTTGAAAATTATCCTGGATTTGCTGATGTGATTCAAGGGCCTTGGTTGATGGAACAAATGCGAGCTCAAGCTGAGCATGTGGGGACAAAGATTTTATTTGATACAATCAATGATATTGATACCTCTCAACGCCCATTTGTGTGTTTGGGAGAAAATGGAGATCGCTATATTGCGGAAACGATTGTTATTTCTACTGGGGCTCAAGCAAAGTGGCTCGGGTTATCCAGTGAAGAAAGCTTTCGCGGATATGGCGTTTCTGGGTGTGCGACATGTGATGCATTTTTCTTTAAAAATCAGGAAGTTGTTGTTGTTGGGGGAGGAAACACGGCCGTTGAAGATGCTTTATTTTTAACGCAACATGCAAGCAAGATTACTCTTGTGCATCGGCGTGATAGTTTGAGAGCTGAAAAAATTCTGCAAGATCGACTTTTAAATAATGAGAAGGTTCGCGTTATTTGGAATCATACAGTTGTCGAAATTTTAGGGGAAGCAACCCCAAAAACAGTCACAGGAATTCGTCTAAAAGATATTCATAGTGGAGCGATACAAGATCTCGAAGCTCAAGGCGTTTTCATTGCGATTGGTCATAAACCAGCAACTGAGATTTTCCGAAATAAGCTTGATCTAGATGAGCATGGCTACATCAAGTGTCGGCCAAATTCAACTTGGACGAGTGTTCCTGGAATTTTTGCGGCAGGAGATGTTCAAGATAGTATTTATCGTCAAGCTGTAACAGCAGCTGGACAAGGATGTATGGCAGCTCTTGATGCCCAACGTTTTCTATCAGAAGTATAAATAATAAACGAGATTTAAGAATGTTATCGAAAACCTACTCTCCCCAAGATATAGAAGAGAAACATTATAAAGCTTGGGAGTCTGCGAAAGCATTTCAAAGTGGCCAAAAAAAGAATTTACCCCCTTATGCCCTAATGATGCCACCCCCTAATGTGACTGGCAGCTTACATATGGGGCATGCATTAACCTATACGTTACAAGATATCCTTGTACGTTATCATCGCATGCGGGGGTTTGATGTCTTGTATCAACCTGGGATGGACCACGCGGGAATTGCAACGCAAACTGTGGTTGAACGCCTTCTTGAACAAGAAGGACTTGAACGACAACAGTTAGGGCGAGAAAAATTTCTTGAGCGAGCCTGGCAATGGAAAGAAAAATCAGGGGGAATGATCCTGAATCAACAGCGTAAGCTTGGGATTTCTCCTGACTGGGAAAGAAGCCGATTCACCTTTGATGAAGGTTTGAATCATGCAGTTCGAAAAGTTTTCGTTGATTTATATAATGAGAAATTAATTTATCGAGCGAAGCGTTTAGTCAATTGGGATCCTAAACTTTTAACGGCTGTTTCAGATTTAGAAGTCAAAAATACGGAAGTTAAAGGGCAGATTTGGCATATTCGTTATCCTCTGAAAGACGAAGAAAATAAGTTTATTGTGGTTGCAACGACACGTCCTGAGACACTTTTTGGAGATAGTGCCGTGGCTGTTCATCCTGAAGATGAACGTTATCATTCTTTAAGAGGAAAAAAGGTAATATTGCCTTTAGTCGGACGAGAAATTCCTATTATCTCAGATACTTATTGTGAACCAGAAAAAGGGACAGGGGCGGTAAAAATAACACCGGCTCATGATTTTAATGATTTTGCAGTCGGTCAACGGCATCAGCTTGACATCATTAATATTTTAGACATCGATGCTCATTTAAATGAAAATGTTCCTCAAGAATTTCAAAGGCTTGAACGATTTGTAGCGCGCAAAAAAGTACTTGAAGCGTTGGAAGAACAAGGACTGTTAGAAAAAGTCGAAGATGTACAACAGAGCATTCCTTATGGCGAAAGATCTGGGGTCATCCTTGAGCCTCGATTAACGGATCAATGGTTTGCCGATGCAGCTGTTTTAGCAAAACCTGCTTTAGAGGCTGTTCGCACTGGTCGTACAAAAATTGTGCCGGAGCAATGGGCTGCTACTTACTATAATTGGCTTGAGAATATTCAACCGTGGTGTATTTCTCGTCAATTATGGTGGGGTCATCGGATCCCGGCTTGGTATGGACCAGATGGCCAAGTTTTTGTGGCGATGGACGAAGAAGAAGCAAATCAACAAGCCCAGGCTCATTATGGAGATAATACTCAATTATCCCAAGATGAAGATGTTTTAGATACCTGGTTTTCTTCTGCTCTTTGGCCTTTTTCAACATTAGGGTGGCCTGAAAAGACCCCTGAACTTCATCAGTATTATCCAACAACAACTTTAGTGACGGGTCTTGATATCATCTTTTTCTGGGTTGCAAGAATGATGATGATGGGTCTCAAATTTATGGGTGATGTTCCTTTCCATACAGTTTATCTCCATGCTCTTGTGCGAGATGCAGAAGGGAAAAAGATGTCTAAATCTAAAGGAAATATTGTTGATCCTTTAGATTTGATGGAACACTATGGTGCTGATGCTTTACGATTTACAATGGCAGCACTTGCGGCACCAGGACGAGATATAAAATTCTCAACCGCAACGGTCGAAGGCTATCGTAATTTTGCGACAAAGTTATGGAATGCAGCCCGCTTTTGTGAAATGAATGATTGTCGCTATGATCCATCCTTTAATGTCCAAACGGTCAAAAGCACAATCAATCAATGGATTGTTAAAGAAGTTCATCTGCTCACAAAAAATTTGAAGGAAGCTTTAGACACTTATCGTTTTCATGAGGCTGCAAGTCTTCTTTATAAAACAATTTGGGGAAAATTTTGTG
This genomic window from Candidatus Paracaedimonas acanthamoebae contains:
- a CDS encoding TlpA family protein disulfide reductase: MKTLKILYFLFSYFIISQAASANLNRYEVVSPQELPSFSFSNHEGYPMDLSQFKGKIVLLNIWSLGCGPCISEMPSLDRLAGMFPDKDFAVVAVNIDPLRSEAIKSFYDKSKFQYLNIYLDPYGKIKEALHWRALPTTIIFDRDGKMIGRMIGATSWDSADAVELIESLIEGKKPKVSVSLFQQLADFFGSLFGEKTEENQDIKSSN
- a CDS encoding MgtC/SapB family protein, coding for MEIDWQLELHLCIKIIIAFFLGALIGFEREYKGHEAGIRTFGFIALGSCIFSLASFYVGSGDPGRIAAQIVSGVSFMGIGLIFRDQGFIRGLTTAATLWCTAAIGMTIAFDMFIIGILSTIVIVVFLSIPHLKHWKGLKVRKKPADLS
- a CDS encoding valine--tRNA ligase — translated: MLSKTYSPQDIEEKHYKAWESAKAFQSGQKKNLPPYALMMPPPNVTGSLHMGHALTYTLQDILVRYHRMRGFDVLYQPGMDHAGIATQTVVERLLEQEGLERQQLGREKFLERAWQWKEKSGGMILNQQRKLGISPDWERSRFTFDEGLNHAVRKVFVDLYNEKLIYRAKRLVNWDPKLLTAVSDLEVKNTEVKGQIWHIRYPLKDEENKFIVVATTRPETLFGDSAVAVHPEDERYHSLRGKKVILPLVGREIPIISDTYCEPEKGTGAVKITPAHDFNDFAVGQRHQLDIINILDIDAHLNENVPQEFQRLERFVARKKVLEALEEQGLLEKVEDVQQSIPYGERSGVILEPRLTDQWFADAAVLAKPALEAVRTGRTKIVPEQWAATYYNWLENIQPWCISRQLWWGHRIPAWYGPDGQVFVAMDEEEANQQAQAHYGDNTQLSQDEDVLDTWFSSALWPFSTLGWPEKTPELHQYYPTTTLVTGLDIIFFWVARMMMMGLKFMGDVPFHTVYLHALVRDAEGKKMSKSKGNIVDPLDLMEHYGADALRFTMAALAAPGRDIKFSTATVEGYRNFATKLWNAARFCEMNDCRYDPSFNVQTVKSTINQWIVKEVHLLTKNLKEALDTYRFHEAASLLYKTIWGKFCDWYLEFAKPLLASEDLSLKNETQKVSAWVLVQFCHLLHPFMPFISEELWQQLSAEKQGLLITQSWPQFEEEEIDAQKEISWVIEVIEALRGMRATLNISASEKLHLWAPDVSTLTAERLKTHQRLIERLARLEAIHVEPLAMSAGTLQLVVGDDILYLPLGDIIDIDAEKRRLATSLKEAEKELAALHAKLNNPEFVQKAPEEIIEKNQARYTDLEASQHKINKALQQLKAF
- the trxB gene encoding thioredoxin-disulfide reductase; its protein translation is MADYHTKMLIIGSGPAGYTAAIYAARGNLSPVLVTGMQPGGQLTITTDVENYPGFADVIQGPWLMEQMRAQAEHVGTKILFDTINDIDTSQRPFVCLGENGDRYIAETIVISTGAQAKWLGLSSEESFRGYGVSGCATCDAFFFKNQEVVVVGGGNTAVEDALFLTQHASKITLVHRRDSLRAEKILQDRLLNNEKVRVIWNHTVVEILGEATPKTVTGIRLKDIHSGAIQDLEAQGVFIAIGHKPATEIFRNKLDLDEHGYIKCRPNSTWTSVPGIFAAGDVQDSIYRQAVTAAGQGCMAALDAQRFLSEV